The following proteins are encoded in a genomic region of Clostridium kluyveri:
- a CDS encoding endopeptidase — protein sequence MGYYDSEYEKYYGSLRRKLNYSPYYGGRTYNKENYCNKKGNYLVKRIIRELIGVLILFIFIILCKVTSNPQAKSVYNYSKSIINQNYNYSKLKTQLNSININYVEDKIKNTVKELRVNGEK from the coding sequence GTGGGATATTATGATTCAGAATATGAAAAATATTATGGCTCATTAAGGAGAAAACTCAATTATTCACCTTATTATGGAGGAAGAACATATAATAAAGAAAACTATTGTAATAAAAAAGGGAACTATTTAGTTAAAAGAATTATAAGAGAGCTGATAGGAGTGTTGATATTATTTATATTCATTATATTATGTAAAGTAACTTCAAATCCTCAGGCTAAAAGTGTATATAATTATTCTAAGAGCATAATAAATCAAAACTATAATTATAGTAAGTTAAAAACTCAATTAAATAGTATCAATATAAATTATGTTGAAGATAAAATAAAAAATACAGTTAAGGAACTCAGGGTTAATGGGGAAAAATAA
- a CDS encoding M50 family metallopeptidase, whose translation MIKINKYFIPYIILLIVVGYRGQIIYTAIVVFFHEIIHYLFSRYYKFSGFGIEFIAVGAVIKLKDLDEAFPKEDLIISISGPIFNLIFSGLFYFMYKILYYNFCYVFFSINLAIGLFNLIPAFPLDGGRILRSILNLKLPYRMANKITIVISIIIGIMLMLVYVFLFLNGHSNFTIGIIATFIVTTSLKENERTSYIIMGDIIKKKYKFIKRGYIENRNLSIYYKQNLLTAMGLFDKGKYNMFTVLDDEMNVMDLIYEEEIIDALKLYGNITIEEFMKLNG comes from the coding sequence GTGATTAAAATAAATAAATACTTTATTCCCTATATAATACTTTTGATTGTAGTAGGTTATAGAGGGCAGATTATTTATACAGCTATAGTAGTTTTTTTTCATGAAATTATTCATTATTTATTTTCTAGATATTATAAGTTTTCTGGATTTGGCATAGAATTCATAGCAGTGGGAGCTGTTATAAAACTTAAAGATTTAGATGAAGCATTTCCAAAAGAGGATTTAATAATTTCGATTTCTGGTCCCATATTTAATTTGATTTTCAGTGGACTTTTTTATTTTATGTATAAAATTTTATATTATAATTTTTGTTATGTGTTCTTTTCTATAAATTTAGCCATAGGATTGTTCAATCTAATACCTGCATTTCCTTTAGATGGAGGAAGAATACTAAGAAGTATTCTAAACCTTAAACTACCATATAGAATGGCAAATAAGATTACCATAGTAATAAGCATAATTATTGGAATAATGCTTATGTTAGTCTATGTATTCCTATTTTTAAATGGACATAGTAATTTCACAATTGGAATAATAGCTACATTTATAGTGACTACATCCTTGAAAGAAAATGAAAGGACATCTTATATAATTATGGGAGACATTATTAAAAAGAAATATAAATTTATAAAGAGAGGATATATTGAAAATAGAAATTTATCTATATATTATAAACAAAATCTTCTTACAGCTATGGGATTGTTTGATAAAGGTAAATATAACATGTTTACAGTACTAGACGATGAAATGAATGTGATGGATTTGATATATGAAGAGGAAATAATTGATGCTTTAAAATTATATGGAAATATAACCATAGAAGAGTTTATGAAGTTGAATGGATAA
- a CDS encoding TIGR03960 family B12-binding radical SAM protein, with protein MNRISDDILFKVEKPGRYIGGEMNSYIKDKEKIDIRYAFCFPDVYEVGMSHLGMKILYYILNERKDTYCERVFAPWPDMEELMRKNGILLYGLESKEAIRDFDFIGFTLQYEMSYTNILNMLNLTGLPVRASERGEDMPIIMCGGPCAYNPEPLWDIADLFSIGEGEEQINEVMDLYKIYKGNKKEFLRNVCHIEGIYVPSLYEVYYNDDDTIKEFKPIYEDVPKKITKRIIKNFNDVVYPDKLIVPYTDIVHDRIILETFRGCTRGCRFCQAGIIYRPVREKSTSKLLEQVDKLIKNTGYSEVSLTSLSICDYSDLKNLVYNFIEKYEKEKVGVSLPSLRIDSFSVELINEIQKVRKTGLTFAPEAGSQRMRDVINKGVTEEDLMNSVKNAFLSGWSTIKLYFMIGLPYETVEDVKGIAELSQKVVDQYFGIPKNIRKKGLKVTVSTSIFVPKPFTAFQWSAQAEMKGIREKIKVLRSSIKSKNIVYNWHETPVSYLEAAFARGDRKMCDVLVKAYEKGAKFDGWSEYFNFELWMEAFLECKVNSDFYIYRNRNYDEILPWDFIDVGVDKEFLIKENEKAKKALVTPDCRRGCKNCGVNVNLGGKCFEGAVFNKIQ; from the coding sequence ATGAATAGAATTTCTGATGATATATTATTTAAGGTAGAAAAACCTGGCCGTTATATTGGAGGTGAAATGAATTCTTACATAAAAGATAAAGAAAAAATAGATATTCGTTATGCATTTTGTTTTCCGGATGTGTATGAAGTGGGTATGTCACATTTAGGTATGAAAATATTATATTACATATTGAATGAAAGAAAAGATACTTATTGTGAAAGGGTATTTGCACCCTGGCCGGATATGGAAGAACTTATGAGAAAAAATGGTATATTATTATATGGACTAGAAAGCAAAGAAGCAATACGTGATTTTGATTTTATAGGATTTACTCTGCAGTATGAGATGAGTTATACTAATATTTTGAATATGTTAAATTTGACAGGATTGCCTGTTAGAGCTTCCGAAAGAGGAGAAGATATGCCTATAATTATGTGTGGGGGACCCTGTGCATATAATCCTGAACCACTATGGGATATAGCTGATTTGTTTTCTATAGGAGAAGGAGAAGAACAAATAAATGAAGTTATGGATTTGTACAAAATTTATAAGGGGAATAAGAAGGAATTTTTGAGAAATGTGTGCCATATAGAAGGAATATATGTACCTTCTCTTTATGAAGTATATTATAATGATGATGATACTATTAAAGAATTTAAACCTATTTATGAAGATGTACCTAAAAAAATTACTAAAAGAATAATTAAAAATTTTAATGATGTAGTTTATCCTGATAAACTTATAGTGCCTTATACAGATATAGTACATGATAGGATAATACTTGAAACCTTTAGAGGATGTACAAGAGGATGTAGGTTTTGTCAGGCAGGCATAATATATAGGCCTGTAAGGGAGAAAAGTACATCAAAATTACTAGAACAGGTGGATAAATTAATAAAAAATACTGGTTATTCGGAAGTGTCATTAACTTCATTAAGCATATGTGATTATTCTGATTTGAAAAATTTAGTTTATAATTTTATTGAAAAATATGAAAAGGAAAAGGTGGGAGTATCTCTTCCTTCTCTTAGAATAGATTCTTTCTCTGTGGAACTTATAAATGAAATCCAAAAAGTAAGAAAAACTGGACTAACTTTTGCACCAGAAGCGGGCAGTCAGAGAATGAGAGATGTAATAAACAAAGGCGTTACAGAAGAGGATTTAATGAATTCTGTAAAAAATGCATTTTTATCGGGATGGTCTACTATAAAATTGTATTTTATGATAGGGCTTCCTTATGAGACTGTAGAAGATGTAAAGGGTATAGCAGAATTATCTCAAAAAGTGGTAGATCAGTATTTTGGAATTCCCAAAAATATAAGGAAAAAAGGGCTTAAGGTAACAGTTAGTACATCCATATTTGTACCTAAACCTTTTACAGCTTTTCAATGGTCAGCTCAAGCTGAAATGAAGGGAATAAGGGAAAAAATTAAAGTTTTAAGATCTTCTATAAAAAGCAAAAACATAGTGTATAATTGGCATGAAACACCAGTGAGTTACCTAGAGGCTGCTTTTGCCAGAGGAGATAGAAAAATGTGTGATGTATTAGTTAAGGCCTATGAAAAAGGAGCTAAATTCGATGGATGGTCGGAATATTTTAATTTTGAATTGTGGATGGAAGCTTTTCTGGAATGTAAAGTGAATTCAGATTTTTATATCTACAGAAATAGAAATTATGATGAAATACTTCCCTGGGATTTTATAGACGTAGGAGTGGATAAGGAATTTTTAATAAAAGAAAATGAAAAAGCTAAAAAAGCTTTGGTAACTCCTGATTGTAGAAGGGGATGCAAAAATTGCGGGGTGAATGTTAACTTAGGAGGTAAATGCTTTGAAGGAGCAGTATTTAATAAAATTCAGTAA
- a CDS encoding TIGR03936 family radical SAM-associated protein: MKEQYLIKFSKKNSIKFIGHLDLMRTIQRMIKRTDLPVEYSKGFNPHINMSIAQPLAVGIYSCGEYMDLYFEEGVSEEEILEKLNNNAPLGIEILKASKVYNAENKKIFKSMAAIRAAKYSIQIPCRDTGKIETHMKNLMNMSTWNTLKRTKKGEKETDIRKMVKYINYFICDNKLVLDTTICCGSIDNLSPELLSNHIRDNIEGSDKNSFINIMREEMYGEIGNKLIPLYEYVDKIH, encoded by the coding sequence TTGAAGGAGCAGTATTTAATAAAATTCAGTAAAAAAAATAGTATAAAATTTATAGGTCATCTGGATTTGATGAGAACTATACAGAGGATGATAAAGAGAACAGACCTTCCGGTAGAATACTCCAAAGGATTTAACCCTCATATAAATATGTCTATAGCACAACCCCTCGCTGTGGGAATATATTCTTGTGGAGAATATATGGACTTATATTTTGAAGAGGGGGTATCAGAGGAAGAAATTTTAGAAAAATTGAATAATAATGCTCCTTTAGGTATAGAAATATTGAAAGCAAGCAAAGTCTACAATGCGGAAAATAAAAAGATATTTAAATCTATGGCAGCAATTAGGGCAGCCAAGTATAGTATACAAATACCCTGTAGGGACACTGGTAAAATAGAAACACATATGAAGAATTTGATGAATATGTCAACTTGGAATACCTTGAAAAGAACTAAAAAAGGGGAAAAGGAAACAGATATAAGAAAGATGGTAAAATATATAAATTATTTTATTTGTGATAATAAATTGGTTCTAGATACTACTATTTGCTGTGGGAGTATTGATAATTTGTCACCGGAACTTTTATCAAATCATATACGAGATAATATTGAAGGTTCTGATAAGAACTCTTTTATTAATATAATGAGAGAAGAAATGTATGGAGAGATAGGAAATAAATTAATTCCATTATATGAATATGTAGATAAAATACATTAA
- a CDS encoding ribonuclease E/G produces MKEIFVERSTKVLRIIIRQEKIIKECFMKEQDQNAYPGEIYMGIVKNIVPAIKCAFIDIGCKRNAYMYIDKKFKNINLKKGDMVLGEIVKEDQGKKGAKIVKNISIPGKYCVLNSSYDGIQFSKKIHSESFKKNILESLKLPAGIGLMIRTESENIPLEVIHNEMEKLYKVYSQVMKSAAYLQKPGLLFDNGGILGEVLRDKLIDDNFIIYVNNQEDYKYVEDFLKGLHNVCVNLQLYTENKNLFAYYELENKILNLRNNKIDLKCGGYIVINRTEAMFVIDVNSGKNIKNGTMDKTVLITNLQAAEEIAAQIILRNLNGIILIDFIDMDNNKNKKKVMDKLKDGFLMDKNKTVIYPFTELNLVQIARKRMGRSINDYIEEDCGCCGGTGKKIKLSYMTLLIKNEILNMCYEKNVEDIHIEMDSFYESYIKKSTKDFIKDIGAENKRVYITYGKKISCKVEALLFASDIEDFKDFRIN; encoded by the coding sequence TTGAAAGAAATATTTGTTGAAAGATCAACAAAAGTTTTAAGGATAATTATAAGACAGGAAAAAATAATTAAAGAATGTTTTATGAAGGAACAGGATCAAAACGCTTATCCAGGAGAAATATATATGGGTATAGTCAAAAATATAGTTCCTGCTATAAAATGTGCCTTTATAGATATAGGATGCAAAAGAAATGCCTATATGTACATAGATAAAAAATTCAAAAATATTAATTTGAAAAAAGGGGATATGGTTCTAGGAGAAATTGTGAAAGAGGATCAGGGAAAAAAAGGGGCTAAAATTGTAAAAAATATAAGTATTCCGGGAAAATACTGTGTTTTAAATAGTTCTTATGATGGAATACAATTTTCCAAGAAAATACATAGTGAATCTTTTAAGAAAAATATATTAGAATCACTAAAGTTACCTGCTGGAATTGGACTTATGATAAGAACTGAAAGTGAAAATATTCCCCTTGAGGTAATACATAATGAAATGGAAAAACTATATAAAGTATATAGTCAGGTAATGAAATCAGCTGCATATTTGCAAAAACCTGGATTATTATTTGATAATGGTGGAATACTGGGGGAAGTACTCAGAGATAAACTTATTGATGATAATTTTATAATATATGTAAATAACCAAGAGGATTATAAATATGTAGAAGATTTTTTAAAAGGATTACATAATGTATGTGTAAATTTGCAATTGTACACAGAAAATAAAAATCTATTTGCTTATTATGAACTGGAAAATAAGATATTAAATTTGAGAAATAATAAAATAGATTTAAAATGTGGTGGATATATAGTCATAAATAGAACGGAAGCTATGTTCGTAATAGATGTTAATTCAGGTAAAAATATAAAAAACGGTACTATGGATAAGACTGTACTTATCACTAATCTGCAGGCTGCAGAGGAAATTGCAGCACAAATAATACTTAGAAATTTGAATGGTATAATACTTATAGATTTTATAGACATGGACAATAATAAAAACAAGAAAAAAGTTATGGATAAATTAAAAGATGGATTTTTGATGGATAAAAATAAGACTGTGATATATCCCTTTACAGAGTTGAATTTAGTACAGATAGCCAGAAAAAGAATGGGCAGATCTATAAATGATTATATAGAAGAAGACTGCGGATGTTGTGGAGGAACAGGCAAAAAAATAAAATTATCTTATATGACTTTACTTATAAAAAACGAAATTTTAAATATGTGTTATGAAAAGAATGTAGAAGATATTCATATTGAGATGGATTCTTTCTATGAAAGTTATATAAAAAAGAGTACAAAAGATTTTATAAAAGATATAGGAGCTGAGAATAAAAGGGTATATATTACCTATGGAAAGAAAATATCTTGTAAAGTAGAAGCACTTTTATTTGCTAGTGATATAGAAGATTTTAAAGATTTTAGGATAAATTGA